TCAAAGGGTGCATCAGTTCAAGGAAAAAGCTATAAATTTGCTTACATTTGGGTTGGAAACTCGGAGACTCAATGCCCAGGTCAATGCGCGTGGCCATTCCACCAGCCCATCTATGGACCCCAGAGCCAACCTTTGGTTGCACCCAACAACGATGTGGGTCTAGACGGGATGGTCATCAACCTGGCTAGCCTCTTGGCTGGTACAACTACGAACACATTTGGAAATGGCTACTTTCAAGGACCAAAGGACGCACCATTAGAGGCTGCATCAGCTTGTCCGGGTGTATATGGCAAGGGGGCTTACCCTGGCTATGCTGGGGACCTCTTGGTGGACCCAACGAGTGGTGCTAGCTATAATGCAAATGGTGCTAATGGACGGAAATACCTGCTGCCTGCACTCTTTGACCCTTCTACCAAATCATGTTCAACTCTGGTGTAGGAATAACTAGGAAACGTGCCTACACGTTATTGTATACAAAGTTACCAATATGTTAGACCTGTAGAATCAAAAGATTGAttaattcttttatttgatttatttattgtattatcattaaatatttaaaatgcaACAATATCTTTGTATATCATATGCTCAAACtcgtggtttttatttttatttatttataatttcttcgTAATTAGCGTCCAAGAAAAATGGCAAAAAGAATCCTGAATGTGAAAAGTAAACCTtagttatatataatatttatttcaagtgaaaaccttttttttttcttttcttttttggagaatcaTTTCAAGTGAAAACTAACTGCAAATATTTAGTAGCTAGCCTTGGACCCATATATAATGATATAAAAGGAAGACAACctgtttctcaacaaaaaaaaaataaaaagaggaagaCAACCACTCCTTAGTACCGCTTAAGGGGGGCAGGTGATGGTGTCCTTGGAGAAGTGAATCCCCCTGCCCAATACAGCCATCAAAGTTGAGGCGTTGGCAACAAGGTGTGCAATAGAGTTGGCTTTGGAAACTGGCCTAAATAAGGGAGTGTTGGAGGGTGACTCACTAATCCTCATGAACGCTTTAAAATCAAATTCCCACAGCCTTTCACAATTTGGTCACATTGTCAATGATATACAGTACTTGGTCTCTTAGTtctccattattttttattctcatataAGGAAGTATTGTAATAATGTAGCTCACTCGCTTGCGAGATaagcaatttctttttttttcattataaatcCGGATGGAAGATGTACCATCAAAGATTGCAGATGTACTTCAGGCTGATTTTCATAACCACAGTTAATAAAAGTTTGTGAAgtggtttctttttaaaaaaaagagtaccgcttaaggattttttttttcttttttaaatctttttttttttttttttttttttttttgctttgtcttTTGCTTGTCTATCATCAATCAATGAATAATTATCACACATTCACCTTACAAACACTGTCATGTGGactaaaattgtgttaaaaacttaaaatcatgtttttaaaaacacaattttacacttttaactgaaatcgtgttttcaaaacatgatttcaaaagGAATGTGTTTAGAATGTGCAATAACAAATGTGTAACaagattttctcttttctatagtaaaaaaaatcaaacaaaaccgaATCGACTTCTACGAGTTGCCAAACTCAAGACCGACAAGTATGAAGTTTATTGTTGGTTCACTAGCTGAACATAACTAGACATTCTTCTTGCGATAATATACTTTGAAAATATTAGCGGTAATAAGCTCTTGTAAGTTAGGGCTTTGAGCAACAAGAATCACAACACGAGAGTTCCAGTGGAGCAAATATATAAGATTGTTTGATTACATGGAAAATGTGATATCTATTTGGCTTAGTGTGACTTGTAAATGCTGAATAGGCTTTCGATTGTTTaggtggctttttttttttttttttttttaaaactttgttGAACTACCTTTTATCCATTGAAAAAATTGCATATTCATCAacttttaaacacaaaatttatttttttattttttaaaaatcagaattgtatttattattataagtgGTTAATTTTAACATTCACCGGCTGGTGATATGTTTAGCTTAAAATTTGAAGTTGTGATCAATGCAATTGCTTGGGTCCAATTAACGAATGCTCTTACAACATTTGTTAATagattatttttgaaaagttttaatatcacttttattagaaatataaaaaaattgttaaaaaaatcaattactttttttcttttctcataaattttttaaaaaagtacttCCTAAACCTATGTTGTGGGGTCAAAAACATGAACTAAGGAGAATAGTGTCTGAGTTCTTGATCAACACAACTAATTTCTAAGAAAAATAGGATGAAACTCCACTATGGGAAGATTAGACAAATGATCGAAGGCAAGGAAGGTGAAAAAAGAAACTTTGattgattaaaatttgttttctaagATATAATGAGTAGATCTAAGGAAAATACAAGATCTTgctctaactctctctctctctctctctctcttattcttCCTCCTAATTTTTTTGGATCCTCCATTTCGTTGGCTACCTCCCCCTTttattctctcttcttctcctcctctaGCTATGTCTCTTTTAGCTGGATTTATGAAGATACTTGATCAGACATCCTTCTTGCCATTTTTTGATTATGAATAGAGACTTTTGAGGTGTCTTTACTTTTCAGATCAATCGTTCAGCATTTAATGAGGCTAACATTAGGTGGGAATACCTAATTAATGCAGAGATGATCACTACATTGGGTTTAGCGCCATCTTCTTCGCGTTCCTCGGGAAATGAGGATCAAAGTATCGTCCTCGGTGAACCTATTGATTCCTTCTTAGTTAAATTAGCGTATTTCAGGATAAATATGCTCCTCAAATTACCTCGATAATTGACCCGAATGGTTTGTTTACTTTTgaactaggttttttttttttttttttaaatgtttggaTATGGACCGAGTCTTTACTTCAGTAGAGTTTTTTCAGTCTTTCTTCTTCGGTCCAAAATCCATGGCGCAGCCATGCGCCAACCCCTCACAAATGTTATTGATAaactttttcctaaaaatattgtaaaacaAAACTTCACCAAAATAAAGAGTTCCAATTTTGAGGTGAGTAATTTCGGAGTTAGGTGATTAGgtccatatatataaaaagtaaaggCGTTCTCCCATTAATAActatcggtttttttttttaaaagcaatttttacaattaattAACTCCAGCCCATTTTGTTATAtaagttttgtttggttaaaagTTGTTGGGCGGTTGGCATAGGTTGAATTTGTGATAGGTATTATAGTTTCTCACCGCCTAGGCGTCAAACTGctttataatttaaacttttcaaGGCAATTAGAGAGTCCATGGAGAAAAAGGCCACAGATCTCCATAATGGCACCTCCTTTCATTTATTAACGTATTCCGATGACCAGACCCTACAACCATTATCCCTTTCAACACACTCGAAACACTGTCATTGGACACCCAACACACCAAACCCTGTGCCACCCCATTTAAGCATTAAAGCCGCCCATTTACTTTCTCTAATTACGAGTCAGTCATAACTTGGACAACAAGTTCGATCGCCATATGGTCCACACGTAAACCAATACATGACATGCACAGTATTTAACCTAATCAAGCACTATAATAAGAAACCGACCAACCTTCATCCACTCGCGAGTTGCACCACCCCATAGGCTCACACCTTTCCGACACTTTCAATATTTGATTCGTGTCAAATAGAATCTAGGAACACGTCCGCTCTAATATGGACCATGGTAGCTAGGTTCCCCACTCTTGGAAGAACTTTAAGCTGTTAAAAAGGAGAAATAGAGGTTGTGCATTATATTGACCTGAGTGCCTGAATTACTCGTCGAAAAGAAGACGTATCTAGATATTGTATAAAGAGACCTATATATAAACATAGAATCTTCGGATTAGTAATGCCAATTCTAAGACCTAGGactgataataataaaaatgccttacaaaaaataaataataatcacaATAGGGCTGATATAATAGTGAAAATCCGTCTCAAACTTAAGATGAATTTCAAGAAACCGACTTGAGTTTggatataaaatagaaaaaataattttttgtcacCCTAAATTTTACTCTTAATTACAtttggtattataaatttttcaaaTGTACATTTTGCAAATGATCTTTGTTACACTTTTCAACTCAACATCAAGTTTACTGTTAacttaaatagaaaaatagtgggttccagttaactcaactagtaaaatctctgatagttgtataagagatttggagttcaatccccgcctacaccaaaaactgattggtgtcttggtctgatgataaaaaactatcatcagaagcggacgccataggttgaaactctctaaaaaaaagataaaaaaatatgacacCACGTAAAAAGACTTAACTGCCCATCTTCTCAAtgctttaaaaacaaaagaaaaattacactttactaccCTAAACTAGACTCTTGGTTACACTTTGTAtcctaaattttgaatttctatcCAAGTTAACAGTAAACATAACGTTGGGGTACAAAGAATAACAAGAGTCATAGTTTATGATACAAAACGTGCATTCGAAAAGTTTAGAATGCAAAGTGTAATATAGGATATAATTTACGGTGATAAAGTATAATTTCCCCTATAAAATGTCGACAAGCTAATTCAAATTCCATTAGAAAACCATTTTCCATCTTGATTCAAATGCTTAGTTTTGACAATAATTATGAATAGAAATGTCAAATATTATAGTTGGTTATCTCTACATCTACTGTGGGGGAGTAGACTGAGTTTGCCCCATTTTTGGAACAAGTTTGGCCCATGGGTCAGTATGAGATGAACGAGCCCCCTGTCAAGAAGAGACCATCTGGGCGCATTACCAAGGTAATTCGAGGAATCAGTCTTCCCGAGGAAACATAACTCAACCAAGAAGCAGTCGTATGCTTAGCCGAGAACACCCCCTCATCTATCTTCCCCAAGAAACATGTAGAAGAAAACGCAAAACTCATTGTAACAGTGAACTCCACATTAATGAGTTCTTCCTACCTAATGTCGGCCACATTAAATACTGAATGACTAGCTTGAATAGTAGAAACACCCCAAAAATCTACCTTCATGATTAAGGAATGGCAGATGAAGATGTTGACGAGACAAGTATCTCCCAAATTCCAGTTAAGGGTACGACAATTGGATGAAGAGGGAAGATGGCTATAAAAAGAGAAGGAGATCAACATGAAGGAGGATCTGGAAAAATCTAAGGAAGAACAAGATAAAGAAAGTGAGAAGAGTCttaacttgtatttttttttctcttttccctttagAACTTCGATAAGAGTATTTTTTCTATACACACCTCTGGAAACCGATTTTACATCAATATAAGAGTCTTTTATAATTATTCTATCTCCTATCATCTGTCTTATCTTCCTATTGTGGAACTTCACCCCTTCTAGTAAAAAATCAGTTGTGTTGAACTTAAATCCTTAGCAAGTTTagtttttttcatgtttttgacCCCAACGTctacaaatcaaataaaaattttataaaaaatgcctAGAATTAATCTGCTTAGAATTATAAGAATATAACAAATATTTATAGGATTTCACCTAAATTCAAACTCTACCAAAATAAGGAAGAAGTTTAATTAGTGgccaaataagaaaaatactcATAATGAGAAACTTAATTAGGGGTCTCAATCAAAACCTATAAAGAGGAACTTCTATATCACACAAAAGGAACGCAAAAACCTAACTCAGAAAAATTTTCCATatataataccaaaaaaagaagtaatgtCCTTTGATGTTAGGCATTAAAGACTCTCACATCGGTTGTTCCCGGTAGTTTATCTTAATTAAGTTCTCTTCTTATCTTGGCCAATATTTGTGATCCGAATTGGTTGTgcttaataagtaaaaaaaataaataaaaataaaaaaagaacaccCAAACACACAAGCAAAACTTCACAACTAGCTACTGAAGTCTCAATTGCTCTACTACATTATATTCtgcaatatatttaaaatatgacACATTGTGATCATTTGCTTGCCGTGATGTTACTCGTTCCAAATCTTTTATAAGAGCATCTCTAGCAGATtaatcaaatttttgtactgtttggataATGAATAATGACATTTATCTTTTAACTActtacttttttaaatacactttcTAACGGATTCTTTATTATGTTCttcatttcatttaaatattatttcttcatttattatttatttattttttaacagcTACTcctcttccaacattttttttatttaatacctaattattataataaaaaaaaacatctgatatataaatagtaaaaactaCATTGTTCTTTATAGCaaatttaatctaaaaaatagaaatgaagaATCTGTCAGACTCAGAGTGTGAATGGTagtgtttttgtttaaaaaaatagatataaagcATCTATTGTGATGCTCTAACAACAGCAAATAAACTgaaaatcaaatatataaaataatttgtcaaATATCATACGTACGAATGAGAGACAAGTCTTTCATGGATACACCTGACTTCTCAAACCAACTTTAGATTGCTAGTTAAACCTTTTGATTGGGCTCATTTAACACTGTCAAACTCACGCGGATTCATCACTACGACATGCCTACCACTACCGCTCCCTCCTTATCCAGCTGTATTCAGAACCAGCAACACGCTCTAACCTAAATATAAATACTCCCACCATTCACACTCTTCAAACCCATGCAACCATACCCTAAACTCTCAACAACAATGGCTTCTATCTACTACCATTTCACCATTATTCTCTTCTCGTTTCTCATGCTCTCCTCTCTTCCTCAACCTTCCATCGCCACTTCACGCATGCTCGCCCTTGTAAACCAACCCCCAGTGATCCTCAAGTACCACAATGGCCAACTCCTTAAAGGAAACATCACCATTAATCTCCTATGGTACGGGAAGTTCACCCCAATCCAACGCTCCATACTCGTCGACTTCTTGCTCTCTCTTAATCACAAGTCGCCACGTCAGCCCTCCGTGAACACGTGGTGGAGCACCACTGGATTATACAAAGGCGGCCCGTCAAACCTCGTCGTAGGAAACCAAATCCTCGACGAGAAATACTCCCTCGGAAAATCCTTAAAAAACAGACAAGTCCAGCGCCTGGGTTTAAAAGCAGGGGGACACAGCAAAAGCACTGCCACGCTCAGCTTGGTCCTCACGTCTGCTGACGTGGCGGTCGAGGATTTCTGCATGAGCGCGTGTGGGATTCACGGCTACGCGCGGTACAAGAAGGTGAGGTACGCTTACGCGTGGGTGGGCAACTCGGAGACCCAGTGCCCGGGCCAGTGCGCGTGGCCATTTCACCAACCGCTGTACGGGCCGCAAACACCGCCGTTAGTTGCGCCTAACGGAGACGTTGGAGTTGACGGAATGGTTATCAATTTGGGCACGGTTTTGGCGGGAGCGATAACGAACCCGTTTGATGACGGGTACTACCAAGGACCAGCGGACGGGTCGCTGGAAGCGGTTTCGGCTTGTACGGGTATTTTTGGGAAAGGGGCTTATCCGGGTTACCCGGGTGAGGTGTTGGTGGACAAAACAACAGGTGCTAGCTACAATGCTGTTGGGGTTAATGGGCGCGAGTATTTGTTGCCGGCAATGTGGGATCCACATACCTCCAAGTGCAAAACATTCGTGTGAGATAGTGATAGTGTGATACTTACTAAATGTTGGGTtttgagaaatgaaaagaaaaattacataatGACAATAGTAAGGTCTAAGAACTATACATGGGagagaaatttgaaaagaaaaaagaaatttgtataTCTGTATTTGTAACTTcgtatatgtgttttttttccttttcccttttttttgggtattctTTTCTACTTATAATAAAAGGTGACATTCAATCATCCATTcttttatgttgttttgttcttgttcttcttcattTGGCATTTCAGTAAcatatttatataaatcaataacaatCCATGAATGGGAACATAGAAATTGAGAATTGGATGGATGAGTTGAGTGGCAAAGGGTTTGTTATCGAAGGAGGAGAGAGAACATTGACTAAAGGGGAGATGCCGTGGTGAGAGTGGATTGAAAGAAATTGAACTAAATTAAAAGAGAAGTACGACTTGtacaacatttttaaaacactttcataacaaatcataagtaataatAGTTAGTAGTTGTaatttaaacctaaaaaagacaacaaaaaaaaaaaactgaggatGGAGATATCAAAATGATATTTCTTTGAGTTGCTTAAAACACTCCAACAAACGAACCTTATTAGGTTGGCCCCATCTACCATTTGTATTTTCCCAAGCATGGACCAGAATTCTCTTGATCCACATTCATCGCTAAGCAATCTACCTAGCTGGCCTACTGTATCAATgaaagaaaaccctaaagcaTGCAGTGATGATAACGAGGATGTTACCGTGGCCTTAGACATTGGCCTTCCTAATCATTCGAGTGGTTCCATTGATGCAAATACAATGGAAACTGCAAACATAGCAGCTAATAATTATTGGATACCAACTCCCGAACAAATACATTTTGGTTTCACTCATTTTTCTTGCCATGTCTGCCTCAAAACCTTCAACCGCTACAAAAATCTTCAggtgcaattttttatttactttaaaaGCTAGATCTTCAGTTGCAATTCTTATAATTTCCTCAAaagaaatttcaacttttatcaactttttaatttttttttcccgatTCAATGGCTTTTTAACTTTTACATGTATTGAACCAGATCTTAATCCGTAATTCAAGTACCTCTTGTGGTGCTTGGATGTTGGGGTTTGAACCCCATCAACCCCATAAAGCTAGTGACAGATTTGAgatttttcttataaaagtaATATAGATTTTCATGGTAGATGCACCTATGGGGGCATGGATCACAGTATCGAAGAGGGGCAGATTCGCTGAAGGGAAGTCAGCCACAACCCATGTTATTGTTGTGCTGAAGGGTGCAAGAACAACATAAGCCACCCGAGAGCAAAGCCTCTAAAA
The sequence above is drawn from the Quercus lobata isolate SW786 chromosome 12, ValleyOak3.0 Primary Assembly, whole genome shotgun sequence genome and encodes:
- the LOC115971819 gene encoding protein EXORDIUM-like 2, which produces MQPYPKLSTTMASIYYHFTIILFSFLMLSSLPQPSIATSRMLALVNQPPVILKYHNGQLLKGNITINLLWYGKFTPIQRSILVDFLLSLNHKSPRQPSVNTWWSTTGLYKGGPSNLVVGNQILDEKYSLGKSLKNRQVQRLGLKAGGHSKSTATLSLVLTSADVAVEDFCMSACGIHGYARYKKVRYAYAWVGNSETQCPGQCAWPFHQPLYGPQTPPLVAPNGDVGVDGMVINLGTVLAGAITNPFDDGYYQGPADGSLEAVSACTGIFGKGAYPGYPGEVLVDKTTGASYNAVGVNGREYLLPAMWDPHTSKCKTFV